ccactatgCGGCCGGCCGGCCGCCCCGTTTGCGGCTTAGCCGCGGCGGGCTATAGCGGAGGACGCGTCCGCCCCGGAGGCGGACGGATTTGCTGGGGCGGAAGGGCAATCGCCCCGAATGCGGCGAGGACGAGCCGCTGGAGAGAGAAGCGCGGCGGCTGCCGCGCCTATCTATTGTGCGGCGAAACCGGCGCGGCGGTCGccgatttaattttatttaatttattttttttaaatattgaatttgtaatggtttttttataaatattcctcccattttcatcttctttccACATACATCTTCACACCCATTTCACTTTCTATCCAAATTTTCTAtctctaaaaattttaattttattgcactagccgtttttctctaattatttttagtccgataattttaattgtaattgaattaaaatatacaataaataaaataaagtgaaatgtggcTAAAAAAAGTGCCCACTATTGCTGcggacacttttttttttggccgtgacaaattaaaaatggctataaaaaaaaaaaaaaaaattgtccacAAAAAAGTGCCccgtggatgctctaaaagtATCATATTATGGTCACGTCACGCGTGAAAATTAACCTACTACTCTCGTGGAGAGAGCTTAGAGCTAATGATGTACGGATTGAATCGTCTCAAATCGGCCAATCGCCTCATCAATCTGTACTCCGCCGCCGCCAATTCGAGGCGATTGTTTCCTCTCCGGCAGCGGCAGCGAAAATCGGTCAGATTAGCGACCGTCACAACAATTATGAGCGGAAACGGCGGAAGAAGGTGCCGCAGCCGCTGGAGAATGTAGTGACGCTCACGTGCGAGTCAGCCGCGGAAGGAGGCGTCTGCGATGTATATGTGGTCGGATCCGATCACAATTGCCCGGTGAGTAATGTTGcgtattttgaattatttttctctgAATTCGAGGCATCTCATTTTTTCCAAATCgtattgaaattttgttgagaTATGACCTTTTTAGTCACTCgttcttcctttttttcagAAATCATGGGCGGAAATTAAGGCGGTGATCCAATTCGTAAAACCAGAGGtgcttcatttttatttttatttttttatattttatgattattccAATGATTTGTGTATATATCTCCTGAAGGCTGTTTTTGTGGAGCTGTGCGCTAGTCGCCGTCATTTTCTTACACCTGATAAAAAGGTTGGTTGCTCATATTTGTATTTGCTTTTTGTTTCTGTAGAATCAACTGTATTTGGtgcttaaaattagttagaagTGATTTTGAATTCAATGCTTTTATTTGGTTTGAAATAACTCAATCTAACAATTCACATCTCAGATATTTGATGTTTGATGAACGGATCAAGAGAATACCgtaaatgaagaaatatgaacTAACTGGAAGAGAAAAAAGCAAACAGAATAAGTGTCCAAGTTGTTTGGCCACATTTGTAAACTTTCCACAAACAACCTGTCTCAACTAATGATCTTAACTTCCCCTGTCTATCTTTCTAATACCTTAATTTGATACTCCTTTCTATGCTCATTAGTAAAACCTGTcaacttatttcactaatGAGCATTGTTTATAGATGCCAACCTTGCAAGATATGGTGCAAATGTGGAAGGAAAATGAAagtatttattcaattttgtgCAAACGGTATGTTGCTAAGGTAtgatccattttttcatttatgctAACTTAATGGAGaaacatattttatgataCACATCAATAATCTGTCTTTTTCTAGCGTTTTATTGAAACTGGTAAAGCTCCCGGTGGAGATTTTCGTACAGCATATATCAAAGCAACAAAATATGGTGCCAAGGTTATACTCGGTGATAGACTTGAAGAGGTGAGCTATTTTCTTCTTAGTTTTCACTGCCTATGGCTAGAAAATCATCCGCACACCACTTcttagtttctatttttttttcttttggtgaTAGATTACAACTTTGAGACATTGGGCCGACACGTCTCTTTGGCAACTCTACCTGAAATTCAAAAGAAGATCATTTTCATACATTACATTGCCAGTAGACCTCGCCGAGAAGGTATTCTTATTTACCTTATGCTCCCTCCGTCGCCTTAAAATAGGGACCAACCTTATTAGTTGTTGTAATGTGTGGTGAAAATGtttccaaaaatggtaattgGAAACTATTCTTTCGGGATGGAATGAGTAAAATATGGAAAGATACTTCATCCGTCGCCTAAAATTAGACTAAGGGGACGACACGAGTTGTAATGCAAAATAGGTGAAGTATGAGAGAAAAGTAGTTGATGGAGTGTTAGTGGACAATGAGACCCACTTCATTAGTAGTGTAGTGTGATGAATTTTTTCCCAAATCAGAAACTGAACTAATTTTTAGGGATAGACCAAATGGCAAAAATAGGtaaaatgaactattttttggggacggagggagtcatAGACTATTATCTTGTAGAAGTGATGTTACTTTCTAATGTTAAAAGGCTCACTTTTGCTTTATGTAGGTGGAGGAGGCAAAAAAGACTGGGAAGGTTGATGCTGACTTGGTGAAACAAGTGATTTGTGAGCTGACCAAGCAAGATCCTAGCGGTTCAAAAATTGTTATCCATGAGCGCGACcagtttgttttttaattcttcGTCTCATTGTAATATTGCATGTTTGTTCATTCTCAGTATATGGTGTACACTACACAGATATATGTCCTTCAAATTATTAGAAGCTGCACGTCAGCATAAGTCAGTCGTTGCTGTTGTGGGGAAGGTGCACGTATTAGGAATCCAAAATAACTGGAAACAACATGTTGAGGTAAAGATTCTATGCCATTTGCAAATTACTTTGTCATTTCAAATTCTTTGGCCTTTTGTACGTTGCAATTTCAAAAGTATCGTCTTGGCATAACTTCATGGTTTTGAATGTCACAGGTGGAGCAGCTTCTGAATGTCCCACTTCAAAAGAAAATGCTTAGAATTGCAGCAAGAGTTGCACAGGTTGCTTGTCTCTATGGCTCTTATCTCTACTTCGATGAGTTGGGACAAGGATGGATACAATTTGTTGAGGCTCTTCCTAAAGTTCCAAAAGGTCGAGTGGATTGATTCGATTTCGATTATCCCGTTTGAGTGTCTCAATTTTGCCATTGAAGCTAAAGCCCATATACATCATTTTGCCTGAATTCTGCAGCCTATAACATTTATTGGGTCAGGCCTATTTGATGctctatttttctcctttgTTATAATTGGGCCATTTGCTAAAACCATCGATTCAGTGGGGGATTTTATAATATTCGTAgctcattaattttattagtattatagaCTTTTTTAGatatagtcattttatttaattaaatttgtccTGCTATCTGAGATCATTAGACgacattatttataattaaaaaagaagataattggctcaattttattttacccaaataatacccgcaagtgtacggagTTATTGTAGCAAATAGCAAGCAATAGTATATCGTATTCCACATAGATAATTAAGTGTAAacctaagtaccacgaacaaatttcAACTTCTATCCAGACGAtaaaaaatttttgttttaaactAGCAACTactaaaaacatataaattcagagattgaaataaaacacttaaacaagaaaacaagtaAGCAAGTTGtagaaaatgatagagaaataTGCAGAACTTagggatccgatgcacaactcatagcctaacccaattgaaaccgatttaccatttaaagtcACCAGAATTattgaatcaatcacaaatatggattaaacctcctcccgaggtgagaaaacCATCGATTAGGTGGaataattgaagtccccttccaattcttagacctaactcctaaTAGTTCGATTATATTAAAGATCTCACTcgaaacctcaactctcccgagttttattgaattaatgtgtgaattattcttctttcaaggttaaatatttcatctctcGATTACTCTAAGAAACCCTACACTCCcaattggtgatcaagcaattgttAGGAAAAAGCACAAGAATAAATCTAACAATTGCAATAGCAAGATAAAAACGAAGTCAATCGGATTAAAACTATGaatcaatgcatcttcacTTAGAATTCTTCATGAAaagtttagctactcatgttcatggtagaaaagaaaaagaaactaaGCAAAACAATGTAAATCATGATTCGAATTGCAATTGGCGGAggaattgaagcttgaatcttcaatcttcatccAAGAGTTCTTAAAAAAGAGAGAGTGGGTGTTTGGCGGCTTGTATGGAATGCCTAGAATTGACCTAATTCTTCCTTcttaatttccttttctaaATATTGCGTTTGCACTAAGAAAAACGCCAAAATGAcggacccggccgggtggaattaatCCACTGGAAATTCACCAGACCGGGTGAAAGTTTCTGGAATTTCGTAAGCTTTAGTAGGCTACCCGGTCGAGTGGAATTATAGGGtaataattcacccggccgcgtgAGATTTTCTGGACAGCGCAGTGTTCGTAAAACGGCCATAACATCTTCTACgggactccgattgaggcgtttAAGATACCCACGTGAAGCGCTtttgaagacgaagagaatgataTGAATTAGAGGCTGATTGTACTTCAAAATCTTCAGTAAAATTGACTCAAACCAAGGTTGATGCACATcaacatattttgtacatttttctacacattcttaataaaatggtcaacataccaacataatagaaaagtagatataaacatgtctaataatagacaaaatatgctcaaattcatacaaaaccaccctctaaaaccatgtaaaatctaACTATGTCaataatattactccataaaacaagcaaacaataaaatgattttatttttactaattttttatatattcataaaaattggTAGTTATTTTGCTGAACTATTCACCGAAGTTTCGGTATTAATAACTACAAGCTCCAagcaaatatattattattaaaatagaagCCAATGAACCATTTTGTCTAACCTTTcattctctattattttaaaatttttaaattcatccCAAAACTTGTAAATAATCGAGTGGGTTGATACTTGATAGCGTGGTTTTCACATAAGTCGATATACATCCTTTGGGCCCGAATTCCGCATCCCATAGCATATTAGGGCCGGGCTCATTAATGTACTGTTGTTTTACTCAACTTTCATTAGGCTTCGTGATCAAATATATGAAAGCTTCGAGCATTTAGTTAGAGTGGCCATAAAATATTCGATTACAGGACagggttttattttattcgtaactcattatttttattattatagacTTATAGtcattctatttaattaaatttgtctTGGTAGCTCCAATATCTGATATCATCACCAAACGACATTTATAaacctttttaaaaattctatgtttagtaggagtactattttttgaCAATTCCATAAAAGTTGAATAGTTATTTTGTTAAACTATTAGTAGAAGTTGCGCCATGAATGAGTTATTAACAAGCTCCaaagaaatatagtattagatgaaaatttttacttaattttattttttgttcattttttcatgagtttctctaaataaaaatttcgTATAGTATACCATACTTTTGTTACAATCCCTTTTTGGCACAATTTTTCATGAGGTTTTTATTGTGACTCGCAAatctatttctcttcttttttaaaaaaaataatttttggatttaatttggaataAGCTTTGTCCAATTAAAGGCATTCACAATTTTCTTGGCACTTTAGCAATCAGTACTCCTTTATCCGAAGTTACTTGatttgtatttcattttggattATCCTAAGTTTCTTGAATCATTActctttttggctaaaaataaaatatctaattacatttattttattctttcttttactttatcttttcttttctctcttgctttattttctcatctactttattttacattatttaatccgttaaacacaactttcttaaatatCGTGCCGAAAAATAAACGGCTCAAGTAATATGAGACCGGAGTAATTGCTAAATTTCATGGGCTCATATTTCCATTGAAttgttaacaaaaatagattaaaaaaatttaaaaaattaaaataaaaagtttttattaaataaaatattaaattaattgtaaattaatcctaatcataagattaataaaatgaatggtcttaatttgatctctagttcggtctttaaaactGAATTTGTAGATAATGGAACTCTACGTGTACAAATTATGTACATttgtcttttcattttaataattatactgTAATCTATCATTTGTCTCTTAGGAGACATCCCACTTTTAATAAGAGCACTTTCCAatgtaatatatatgtatctaatattttaattaaatttataaataaatctatttttttattaaataaacaagaatttagttgtacaaaatttagtCACACggatttattgttttaataattaGATAATTCCCCTTTACATCATTCCTTCAGTCGTTTCAAGTTTCCACCTTATTTTCTGAGCCAAACTACTCGTCATTCTTTAATTAAGCAATGAGATTCATATCACACATCATGGTATAGGCTCATGTGTGTACGTATTTACACATGTAAAATATTCCAATGAAAACAAATTTGTGTAACCCA
The genomic region above belongs to Salvia hispanica cultivar TCC Black 2014 chromosome 3, UniMelb_Shisp_WGS_1.0, whole genome shotgun sequence and contains:
- the LOC125209792 gene encoding traB domain-containing protein-like, which produces MVTSRVKINLLLSWRELRANDVRIESSQIGQSPHQSVLRRRQFEAIVSSPAAAAKIGQISDRHNNYERKRRKKVPQPLENVVTLTCESAAEGGVCDVYVVGSDHNCPKSWAEIKAVIQFVKPEAVFVELCASRRHFLTPDKKMPTLQDMVQMWKENESIYSILCKRYVAKRFIETGKAPGGDFRTAYIKATKYGAKVILGDRLEEITTLRHWADTSLWQLYLKFKRRSFSYITLPVDLAEKVEEAKKTGKVDADLVKQVICELTKQDPSGSKIVIHERDQYMSFKLLEAARQHKSVVAVVGKVHVLGIQNNWKQHVEVEQLLNVPLQKKMLRIAARVAQVACLYGSYLYFDELGQGWIQFVEALPKVPKGRVD